The Pseudosulfitobacter pseudonitzschiae genome includes a region encoding these proteins:
- a CDS encoding amino acid ABC transporter substrate-binding protein, with protein MKKSVIFGALTVAGLAAGAAAAGTLDDVKARGKLNCGVTTGLVGFAAPDADGNWEGFDVSVCRAVAAAVLGDGNAVEFVPTTGKTRFTALSSGEIDMLARNTTWTFSRDVDLKFTFVGVNYYDGQGFMVPKALGVSSAKDLDGATVCIQTGTTTELNLADFFRTNNISYEPVPVETNAEGQQQYLAGACDVYTTDASGLASTRATFEAPGDHTLLPEIISKEPLGPLVRHGDDEWGDVVRWTLNALIAAEELGVTSANVSEIGTSTNNPEIKRLLGTEGTLGEMMGLDADWGAKAIAVGGNYGEIFAKNIGEETPIGLARGLNAQWTNGGLLYSPPFR; from the coding sequence ATGAAAAAATCAGTAATTTTTGGCGCGTTGACCGTGGCTGGCCTTGCGGCCGGTGCCGCAGCAGCTGGCACACTGGATGATGTCAAAGCGCGCGGCAAACTGAACTGCGGCGTAACGACAGGTCTGGTGGGCTTTGCTGCTCCCGACGCGGACGGCAACTGGGAAGGTTTCGACGTTTCTGTATGCCGCGCAGTTGCAGCTGCAGTTCTGGGTGACGGCAACGCCGTTGAATTCGTTCCGACGACAGGTAAAACACGCTTTACCGCGCTGTCCTCGGGCGAAATCGATATGCTGGCCCGTAACACTACATGGACCTTCTCGCGCGATGTCGACCTGAAGTTCACCTTCGTCGGCGTAAACTACTATGACGGTCAAGGCTTCATGGTGCCCAAGGCGCTGGGTGTGTCTTCGGCCAAAGATCTGGACGGCGCGACCGTCTGCATCCAAACCGGTACAACAACCGAGCTGAACCTTGCGGATTTCTTCCGCACCAACAACATCAGCTATGAGCCCGTGCCCGTTGAAACCAACGCAGAAGGCCAGCAGCAATATCTGGCTGGCGCATGTGACGTTTACACAACCGACGCATCGGGTCTGGCCTCAACACGTGCCACATTCGAAGCACCCGGCGATCACACCCTGCTGCCCGAAATCATTTCGAAAGAGCCGCTGGGCCCACTGGTCCGTCACGGCGATGACGAATGGGGCGACGTGGTTCGTTGGACGCTGAACGCACTGATCGCAGCAGAAGAGCTGGGTGTAACATCGGCCAATGTCAGTGAAATCGGCACCAGCACCAACAACCCCGAGATCAAGCGTCTGCTTGGCACCGAAGGTACGCTTGGTGAAATGATGGGCCTTGATGCGGACTGGGGGGCAAAAGCCATTGCGGTCGGCGGCAACTATGGTGAAATCTTTGCCAAGAACATCGGCGAAGAAACACCCATCGGTCTGGCCCGTGGCCTGAACGCACAGTGGACAAACGGCGGCTTGCTCTATTCGCCTCCTTTCCGCTAA
- a CDS encoding amino acid ABC transporter ATP-binding protein: MTETVMTPAQMAVSDEVAISIRNMNKWYGSFHVLRDIDLTVNRGERIVICGPSGSGKSTLIRCINALEEHQKGSIEVDGTLLSSDIKNIDKIRSEVGMCFQHFNLFPHLTILENCTLAPIWVRKTPKKDAEETAMHFLEKVKIPDQADKYPGQLSGGQQQRVAIARSLCMRPRIMLFDEPTSALDPEMIKEVLDTMIELAEEGMTMLCVTHEMGFARQVANRVIFMDQGQIVEQNEPEEFFNNPQSPRTQLFLSQILGH; this comes from the coding sequence ATGACTGAAACCGTAATGACCCCCGCCCAAATGGCTGTCTCTGACGAGGTGGCGATTTCGATCCGGAACATGAACAAATGGTACGGATCTTTTCACGTCCTGCGCGACATTGACCTGACGGTCAATCGCGGTGAACGCATCGTGATCTGCGGCCCTTCGGGGTCGGGAAAATCGACGCTGATCCGCTGTATCAACGCGCTGGAAGAGCATCAGAAAGGGTCGATTGAAGTGGATGGCACACTGCTGTCCTCGGATATCAAGAACATCGACAAGATCCGGTCGGAAGTTGGCATGTGCTTTCAGCATTTCAACCTGTTCCCGCATCTGACCATTCTGGAAAACTGTACGCTGGCCCCGATCTGGGTGCGCAAGACGCCCAAGAAAGACGCCGAAGAAACGGCGATGCATTTCCTGGAAAAGGTGAAGATCCCCGATCAGGCCGACAAATACCCCGGCCAGTTGTCGGGCGGCCAGCAACAACGTGTGGCCATCGCCCGCAGCCTGTGTATGCGTCCGCGCATCATGCTGTTTGATGAACCCACATCGGCGCTGGACCCCGAGATGATCAAAGAGGTGCTGGACACCATGATCGAGCTTGCCGAAGAAGGCATGACCATGCTGTGCGTCACACACGAGATGGGCTTTGCCCGTCAGGTGGCGAACCGCGTGATCTTTATGGACCAAGGCCAGATCGTGGAACAGAACGAACCCGAAGAGTTCTTCAACAACCCGCAATCGCCACGGACCCAGTTGTTCCTTAGCCAAATCCTAGGTCACTAA
- a CDS encoding amino acid ABC transporter permease, protein MSDTHAESIRFVRETTLPQAEPPVAERGVYKWGRENLFATPANTLLTLVSLYVIYLVLSAILPWLLNGVWNANSLTECREILAGETGGCFAVLVDRWSQLFFGFKYPSEEYWRPTLTFLLFFLAAAPVLFFDLPRKLLIFTAIFPFLAYWLIWGGPVLVPVVALIGFILGYLVYARLVTQNFAGGFFGGVAAAVAVWFLGGYLVEWTSGPTSLLAAVPSRDLGGYMLNFMLGVSCVSLSVPIGIALALGRQSSMPLIKWVSVVFIEFIRGVPLITLLFVASVMLAYFFPPESTVDLFLRVVIMITMFSSAYIAEVIRGGLAALPKGQYEAADSLGLDYAQAMRLIILPQALKISIPGIVNIAVGLFKDTTLVSVISMFDLVGMIRGPILASTDWNGVYWELLGFAALLFFVVCYGISQYSQWLERRLATDHR, encoded by the coding sequence ATGTCAGACACACATGCAGAATCCATCCGCTTTGTGCGTGAAACAACATTGCCGCAGGCGGAACCGCCCGTGGCAGAGCGCGGCGTTTATAAATGGGGACGGGAGAACCTGTTTGCCACCCCTGCCAACACACTGCTGACACTGGTTTCGCTCTATGTGATCTATCTGGTGTTGTCGGCAATCCTGCCGTGGTTGCTGAACGGTGTATGGAATGCAAACAGCCTGACCGAGTGTCGCGAGATTCTGGCGGGTGAAACCGGCGGTTGCTTTGCCGTTCTGGTTGACCGTTGGAGCCAGCTTTTCTTTGGCTTCAAATATCCTTCCGAGGAGTACTGGCGCCCGACGCTGACCTTTTTGCTGTTCTTCCTTGCGGCGGCGCCGGTGCTGTTCTTTGACCTGCCACGCAAGCTGCTGATCTTTACAGCGATCTTTCCCTTTCTGGCCTATTGGTTGATCTGGGGCGGTCCGGTTCTGGTGCCGGTTGTTGCGCTGATCGGCTTTATTCTCGGCTACCTCGTCTATGCCCGTCTGGTCACCCAAAACTTTGCGGGCGGCTTTTTCGGCGGCGTGGCGGCGGCAGTTGCGGTGTGGTTTCTGGGCGGCTATCTGGTCGAATGGACATCGGGCCCCACGTCGCTGCTGGCAGCCGTGCCGAGCCGCGATCTGGGTGGCTACATGCTGAACTTTATGCTGGGTGTCTCCTGTGTGTCGCTGTCGGTGCCCATCGGCATCGCATTGGCGCTGGGGCGGCAATCCTCGATGCCGCTGATCAAATGGGTCAGCGTCGTGTTCATCGAATTCATACGCGGTGTGCCGCTGATCACCTTGCTGTTCGTGGCAAGCGTGATGCTGGCCTATTTCTTCCCGCCTGAATCGACGGTTGATCTGTTCCTGCGTGTGGTCATCATGATCACCATGTTCTCTTCGGCCTATATCGCCGAGGTGATCCGTGGTGGTCTGGCGGCTTTGCCCAAGGGCCAGTACGAGGCCGCAGACAGTCTGGGGCTGGACTACGCGCAGGCCATGCGCCTGATCATCCTGCCGCAGGCGCTGAAAATCTCGATCCCCGGTATCGTGAACATCGCGGTGGGCCTGTTCAAGGACACCACGCTGGTCTCGGTGATCTCGATGTTCGACCTTGTCGGCATGATCCGTGGGCCGATCCTCGCCTCGACCGACTGGAACGGCGTCTACTGGGAACTGCTGGGCTTTGCCGCGCTGCTGTTCTTTGTCGTTTGCTATGGCATTTCGCAATATTCGCAGTGGCTGGAACGCCGTCTTGCGACAGACCACCGTTAA
- a CDS encoding amino acid ABC transporter permease: MTTLTDPPKGAFRPSMLLYDSRYRSLTLQAIAAIVLALCFLYLYSNVAANLRAAGLNISYSFLGNTAGYDINQTLIEYTSQSTNWRAAIVGILNTLLVAFLACITATIFGVLAGVLRLSPNWLVRKLMAFYVEIFRNIPVLIWIIIIFTIMTAVLPAPSAFRGDDSDSSMLFNLAAFTNRGVYIPGPYFTRGFGAEGNGALNWLLVIAVLVGSLIATRAVSASANAKQAATGVRPKTLWLNLAIWFVPVIIVLFALGLQWDTPALRGFNFQGGLKIGGPLIALWFALSIYTGAFIAENVRAGIQAVSKGQTEAAAALGLRPRRVMSLVVLPQALRVIIPPLISQYLNITKNSSLAIAVGYADITATLGGITLNQTGRAIECVLLLMLFYLIISLLISAFMNVYNNTMKLKER, from the coding sequence ATGACAACACTCACCGACCCCCCAAAGGGTGCGTTCCGACCTTCTATGCTGCTGTACGATTCGCGCTATCGCTCGCTGACCTTGCAGGCGATTGCGGCAATTGTTCTGGCGCTGTGCTTTTTGTATCTTTATTCAAACGTCGCCGCCAACTTGCGCGCCGCGGGTTTGAATATTTCCTACAGCTTTCTGGGCAACACTGCCGGATATGACATCAACCAGACGCTGATTGAATATACCAGCCAGTCCACCAACTGGCGGGCGGCGATTGTCGGCATCCTCAATACGCTGCTGGTCGCCTTTCTGGCCTGTATAACCGCCACGATCTTTGGGGTTCTTGCGGGTGTTCTGCGGTTGTCGCCGAACTGGCTGGTGCGCAAGCTCATGGCCTTTTACGTCGAGATTTTCCGCAACATTCCGGTGCTGATCTGGATCATCATTATCTTCACCATCATGACGGCGGTGCTGCCAGCACCCAGCGCGTTTCGGGGAGACGACTCTGACAGTTCGATGTTGTTCAACCTTGCGGCCTTTACCAACCGTGGCGTTTACATTCCGGGCCCGTATTTCACACGCGGCTTTGGTGCCGAAGGCAATGGCGCGCTGAACTGGCTGTTGGTTATCGCGGTGCTGGTGGGGTCGCTGATCGCGACGCGCGCGGTGTCAGCCTCTGCCAATGCCAAACAGGCAGCGACCGGAGTGCGCCCCAAAACTCTGTGGCTGAACCTTGCTATCTGGTTTGTGCCGGTCATCATCGTGCTGTTCGCTTTGGGCTTGCAATGGGATACCCCAGCACTGCGCGGCTTCAACTTCCAGGGAGGCTTGAAAATTGGCGGTCCACTGATCGCGCTGTGGTTTGCCCTGTCGATCTACACCGGTGCCTTTATTGCGGAAAACGTTCGTGCGGGTATTCAGGCGGTGTCCAAGGGCCAGACCGAAGCCGCAGCCGCCCTTGGCCTGCGTCCGCGCCGTGTCATGAGCCTTGTTGTGCTGCCGCAAGCGTTGCGGGTGATCATTCCACCGCTAATTTCGCAGTACCTGAACATCACCAAAAACTCGTCACTGGCCATCGCCGTTGGCTATGCCGACATCACCGCGACGCTTGGCGGGATCACCCTGAATCAGACGGGCCGCGCGATTGAATGCGTTTTGTTGTTGATGCTGTTCTATCTCATCATCTCGTTGCTGATCTCGGCGTTCATGAACGTCTACAACAACACAATGAAGCTGAAGGAGCGCTGA